From Microcebus murinus isolate Inina chromosome 15, M.murinus_Inina_mat1.0, whole genome shotgun sequence, the proteins below share one genomic window:
- the LRAT gene encoding lecithin retinol acyltransferase, with translation MKNPMLEVVSLLLEKLLLIASFKLFSLGSPSEDKGRNRFYEISSFLRGDVLEVPRTHLTHYGIYLGDNRVAHLMPDILLALTDDKGRTQKVVSNKRLILGVLVKVASIRVDTVEDFAYGANILVNHLDESLKKKALLNEEVARRAEKRIGLTSYSLLWDNCEHFVTYCRYGTPVSPQADKFCENVKIIIRDQRSVLASAVLGLASIVCMGLASYTTLPAIFIPFCLWMAG, from the exons ATGAAGAACCCGATGCTGGAGGTGGTGTCCCTACTCCTGGAGAAGCTGCTCCTCATCGCCAGCTTCAAGCTCTTCAGTTTGGGCTCTCCCAGCGAAGACAAAGGGAGGAACAGATTCTATGAGATCAGCTCTTTCCTCCGAGGCGACGTGCTGGAGGTGCCCCGGACCCATCTGACCCACTATGGCATCTACCTGGGCGATAACCGTGTCGCCCACCTGATGCCCGACATCCTGTTGGCCCTGACGGACGACAAGGGGCGCACGCAGAAGGTGGTCTCCAACAAGCGCCTCATCCTGGGCGTCCTTGTCAAAGTGGCCAGCATCCGCGTGGACACAGTGGAGGACTTCGCCTACGGAGCCAACATCCTGGTCAATCACCTGGACGAGTCCCTCAAGAAGAAGGCGCTGCTCAACGAGGAGGTGGCGCGTAGGGCTGAGAAGCGGATAGGCTTAACTTCCTACAGCCTACTGTGGGACAACTGCGAGCACTTCGTGACCTACTGCAGATACGGCACTCCGGTCAGCCCCCAGGCCGACAAG ttttgtgAGAATGTGAAGATCATTATTCGTGATCAGAGAAGTGTTCTTGCTTCAGCAGTCTTGGGATTGGCATCTATAGTCTGTATGGGCCTGGCATCATATACTACTCTTCCTGCAATTTTTATTCCATTCTGCTTATGGATGGCTGGCTAA